From the Chitinophaga lutea genome, one window contains:
- a CDS encoding LytR/AlgR family response regulator transcription factor has protein sequence MKYKALIVEDEVLSRDFLSNLVREFCPQLELAGTASNVDEAVAFINAKYPRLVFMDIEMQTGTGFDVLQKVNHHNFHVIFTTAFDHYAIKAIKFSAVDYLLKPINLQELELAVAKAVKTMETRADDGRLEMLLQNFRKPAGEDFSISLSTSEGVDFIPLSHIIRLEAKGPYTIFYLRDGRQIMVSKNLKEYELCLTEHGFFRIHNSYMINLKDVKRWVKTDGGYAVMSDEALVAISPKKKDEFMMLMTKRMV, from the coding sequence ATGAAATACAAGGCTTTAATCGTCGAGGACGAAGTGCTGAGCCGCGATTTTTTGTCCAACCTCGTCCGTGAGTTTTGTCCACAGCTCGAACTGGCCGGTACGGCCTCGAATGTGGATGAAGCAGTGGCTTTCATCAACGCCAAATATCCCCGCCTTGTGTTCATGGATATCGAAATGCAAACAGGCACGGGCTTCGACGTACTGCAGAAAGTCAACCACCACAATTTTCACGTCATCTTCACCACCGCCTTCGATCATTACGCCATCAAAGCCATCAAATTCAGCGCGGTGGATTACCTGCTGAAACCGATCAATCTCCAGGAACTGGAACTGGCCGTGGCCAAAGCGGTGAAAACCATGGAAACGCGGGCCGACGACGGCCGCCTGGAAATGCTGCTCCAGAACTTCCGCAAGCCGGCGGGAGAAGACTTCTCCATCAGCCTCTCCACATCCGAAGGCGTCGATTTCATCCCGCTGTCGCACATCATCCGCCTCGAAGCCAAAGGCCCGTATACGATCTTTTACCTCCGCGACGGCCGCCAGATCATGGTGAGCAAGAATCTCAAGGAATATGAGCTCTGTCTCACCGAGCACGGCTTTTTCCGGATACATAATTCATACATGATCAACCTGAAGGATGTGAAGCGCTGGGTGAAAACGGACGGCGGTTATGCCGTGATGAGCGACGAGGCGCTGGTGGCCATTTCCCCGAAAAAGAAAGATGAATTCATGATGCTGATGACAAAGCGGATGGTGTAA
- a CDS encoding ATP-binding protein encodes MKTSAIIAALEEKVKNLEAENAALKRSAHAHEGEGMMHTGGPSVKVPDEMAPLFRKAEENVRQYFSDFKWDPSKAVIEISDERYVLVRASALSKDFLDSILKLYADRGEQEAFSIGRNFLFDISHALGLNDARAFHAKMNLSNPLARLSAGPVHFAYTGWAYVDILPESNPTPDDNFYLHYHHPFSFEADAWIRAGEKSKNPVCIMNGGYSSGWCEQSFGVPLTAVEVTCRAQGHEQCTFIMSPPHKIEQHIQQYAKKHRKYNIKKSPPEIPTFFLRKTVEEQMEKARVLAEESSRAKSDFVANMSHELRTPLSAILGYTDLLKKTKLDPMQHDYLEAIYASGSNLLSTINDIMDLSKLDARKISFESVAIQLPDLLQSIELMLASRIGHKKLQYISSVDKTLHQPLLGDSVRLTQILLNIIGNAIKFTEKGKITIRCEAEQENAQGVQVLFRISDTGIGIAADKQHLVFERFTQADTAITRKYGGTGLGLAITRELVELQGGSITLKSEEKKGTEFTVRLPFLKAEAPAEGRERPAGLINGQGMHVLVVEDNVLNQKMTRIMLQHNGFRVSVAGNGLKAVSFLKKNKVDLILMDLQIPGMDGYLTTEKIRRSLQLNTPVIAITAHAFSGEREKCLAAGMNDYLPKPFREHELMQAIAAARQQKLIDLSFLKEQTHNNAAFIKDMVSTFLKQTPKDLNALQKALSKGDEAAVYKIAHTLRTSVGYFGLQQYIGSDLLHIEQHRTAEESRFQHIRNICEEAMQELRQLTPSALSSAS; translated from the coding sequence ATGAAAACCTCAGCAATCATAGCAGCACTGGAGGAAAAAGTGAAAAACCTGGAAGCGGAAAACGCTGCCCTCAAACGAAGCGCGCATGCCCACGAAGGCGAGGGCATGATGCACACCGGCGGGCCTTCGGTAAAAGTGCCCGATGAGATGGCGCCTTTATTCCGCAAGGCCGAAGAAAACGTGCGGCAGTACTTCTCCGATTTTAAATGGGACCCGTCCAAAGCCGTGATCGAGATCAGCGACGAAAGATATGTGCTGGTGAGGGCTTCGGCGCTGTCGAAAGACTTTCTCGACAGCATCCTGAAATTATATGCAGACCGTGGCGAACAGGAAGCTTTCAGCATCGGCCGGAACTTCCTGTTCGATATTTCCCACGCCCTCGGCCTCAACGACGCGCGGGCTTTTCATGCCAAAATGAACCTCAGCAACCCGCTGGCCAGGCTGAGCGCCGGGCCGGTGCATTTCGCCTATACGGGCTGGGCTTACGTGGACATTCTTCCCGAAAGCAACCCCACGCCCGACGACAATTTTTATTTACACTATCATCATCCTTTTTCCTTTGAAGCCGACGCCTGGATACGGGCCGGCGAAAAATCAAAAAATCCCGTGTGCATCATGAACGGCGGGTATTCTTCCGGCTGGTGCGAGCAGAGCTTCGGCGTACCGCTCACGGCCGTGGAGGTAACCTGCCGCGCACAGGGGCACGAGCAGTGCACCTTCATCATGTCGCCGCCCCATAAGATAGAGCAGCACATCCAGCAGTACGCCAAAAAACACCGCAAATACAACATCAAAAAATCGCCGCCGGAAATCCCCACGTTCTTCCTCCGCAAAACGGTGGAAGAACAGATGGAGAAAGCCCGCGTGCTGGCCGAAGAATCGTCCAGGGCGAAGTCCGATTTCGTGGCCAATATGAGCCACGAACTGAGAACGCCGCTGAGCGCCATCCTGGGATATACGGACCTGCTGAAGAAAACGAAGCTCGACCCGATGCAGCACGATTACCTCGAAGCCATCTACGCTTCGGGGAGCAACCTGCTGTCGACCATCAACGACATCATGGACCTCAGCAAGCTCGACGCCCGGAAGATCAGTTTCGAGTCCGTGGCCATTCAGCTGCCCGATCTGCTGCAGAGCATCGAGCTGATGCTCGCGTCGCGCATCGGGCATAAAAAGCTGCAATACATTTCCAGCGTCGATAAAACACTGCACCAGCCGCTGCTGGGCGACAGCGTGCGGCTCACGCAGATACTGCTCAACATCATCGGTAACGCCATCAAGTTCACCGAAAAAGGCAAGATCACCATCCGCTGCGAAGCCGAGCAGGAAAACGCGCAGGGCGTGCAGGTGCTGTTCCGCATCAGCGATACCGGCATCGGTATTGCGGCCGACAAACAGCACCTCGTATTCGAGCGGTTCACGCAGGCCGATACCGCCATCACCCGCAAATACGGCGGCACGGGGCTGGGGCTTGCCATTACGCGTGAGCTGGTGGAGCTGCAGGGCGGTTCCATCACCCTGAAAAGCGAGGAGAAAAAAGGCACCGAATTCACCGTGCGGCTGCCCTTCCTGAAGGCAGAAGCGCCCGCGGAAGGCCGGGAGCGGCCCGCCGGGCTGATCAACGGGCAGGGAATGCATGTGCTGGTGGTGGAAGACAATGTGCTGAACCAGAAAATGACGCGCATCATGCTGCAGCATAACGGCTTCCGCGTAAGCGTGGCCGGCAACGGGCTGAAGGCGGTGAGTTTCCTGAAAAAGAACAAGGTCGACCTCATCCTCATGGATCTGCAGATACCCGGCATGGACGGTTACCTCACCACCGAAAAGATCCGCCGGAGCCTGCAACTCAACACCCCCGTCATCGCCATTACCGCGCATGCCTTCAGCGGCGAGCGCGAGAAGTGCCTGGCCGCCGGGATGAACGACTACCTGCCCAAACCTTTCCGCGAGCACGAGCTGATGCAGGCCATCGCCGCCGCGCGGCAGCAGAAGCTCATCGACCTTTCTTTCCTGAAAGAACAAACGCATAACAACGCCGCCTTCATCAAAGACATGGTGAGCACCTTCCTCAAACAAACGCCCAAAGACCTCAACGCGCTGCAGAAAGCCCTTTCCAAAGGCGACGAAGCGGCCGTGTATAAAATCGCGCATACCCTCCGTACATCGGTGGGGTATTTCGGGTTACAGCAATATATCGGGAGCGACCTGCTGCATATCGAGCAGCACAGAACGGCGGAAGAGAGCCGCTTTCAGCATATCAGGAATATCTGCGAGGAAGCGATGCAGGAATTGCGGCAGCTTACACCATCCGCTTTGTCATCAGCATCATGA
- a CDS encoding flavin-containing monooxygenase gives MKHIGIIGAGLSGLATAKAFLRQGYRVTVIEKAKAIGGVWELSRSYLGVATQTTRDEYAFSDFPMPSSYPQWPTGAQVQRYLEDYAAYFNVTPHIRFQTTVTHLEYQDGLWQMDVYDAVNDETATLLFDYVAVCTGTFHKPHLPAFKGMDTFTGRILHSSQVNDPAILEHQSVAVVGFAKSATDIATLAADLGRECHLLYRKAQWKVPRFFGNLVNMRYLLFSRFSEAFFNAPYKTPFQKFLHSAGRPMVWAQWRGLELLLKKQFKLKACGMVPQHRIEDQISCSLGVAPEGFYEKVKSGQIRAQQTEIDRIDGPAVHLVNGNVIHPDVIVCGTGFSQSLPFLEAKYRDVLLGPGGGYRLFRNILHPQVPQLAFIGFNSSLFTTLTSEIAANWFVRYVEGTLQLPAAAEIQRDITYMQDWRYSGRPIAAEFSGTCVAPFNFMHLDQLMRDMGLPVTATRWMPYEFFKPINPKDYRILLQRATKKVPVPPKPVQRTADIIR, from the coding sequence ATGAAACATATCGGTATCATCGGCGCCGGCCTCAGCGGCCTCGCCACTGCAAAAGCGTTCCTCCGGCAAGGTTACCGCGTTACGGTCATCGAAAAAGCCAAAGCCATCGGCGGCGTATGGGAGCTCAGCCGTTCCTATCTCGGCGTGGCCACGCAAACCACCCGCGACGAATATGCCTTTTCGGATTTTCCCATGCCTTCCTCCTATCCCCAATGGCCTACCGGCGCACAGGTACAGCGGTACCTTGAAGATTACGCGGCTTACTTCAATGTTACACCGCACATCCGTTTCCAGACCACCGTGACCCACCTCGAGTACCAGGACGGGCTGTGGCAAATGGACGTGTACGACGCCGTGAACGATGAAACGGCCACCCTCCTGTTCGACTATGTAGCCGTTTGCACCGGCACCTTTCATAAACCGCACCTGCCGGCATTCAAAGGCATGGACACCTTTACCGGCCGCATCCTGCATTCCAGCCAGGTAAACGACCCGGCCATCCTCGAGCATCAATCCGTAGCCGTGGTGGGCTTCGCCAAGTCCGCCACCGACATCGCCACGCTGGCCGCCGATCTCGGCCGCGAGTGCCACCTGCTGTACCGCAAGGCGCAGTGGAAAGTGCCGCGTTTTTTCGGCAACCTGGTCAATATGCGTTACCTGCTCTTCTCCCGGTTTTCGGAAGCGTTCTTTAACGCGCCGTACAAAACCCCTTTCCAGAAGTTCCTGCACAGCGCCGGCAGGCCCATGGTGTGGGCGCAATGGCGAGGGCTGGAGCTGCTGCTTAAAAAACAGTTCAAGCTGAAAGCCTGCGGCATGGTGCCGCAGCACCGCATCGAAGACCAGATCAGCTGCAGCCTGGGCGTTGCGCCGGAAGGGTTTTATGAAAAGGTAAAGAGCGGACAGATCCGGGCGCAGCAAACGGAAATTGACAGGATCGACGGGCCGGCCGTGCACCTCGTGAACGGCAACGTAATTCACCCCGACGTGATCGTGTGCGGCACCGGTTTCAGCCAGAGCCTGCCTTTCCTGGAAGCCAAATACCGCGATGTGCTGCTCGGGCCCGGCGGCGGCTACCGGCTGTTCCGCAACATCCTGCACCCGCAGGTGCCGCAGCTGGCGTTCATCGGTTTCAACTCCAGCCTGTTCACCACCCTCACATCCGAAATTGCCGCCAACTGGTTTGTGCGTTATGTGGAGGGCACCCTGCAACTGCCGGCAGCGGCGGAGATCCAGCGCGACATCACCTATATGCAGGACTGGCGCTACTCCGGAAGGCCCATTGCCGCCGAGTTCAGCGGCACCTGCGTGGCGCCTTTCAACTTCATGCACCTCGACCAGCTGATGCGCGATATGGGCCTGCCTGTGACCGCCACCAGGTGGATGCCGTATGAATTTTTCAAACCGATTAACCCGAAAGATTATCGTATTTTGCTGCAAAGAGCAACCAAAAAAGTGCCCGTCCCCCCGAAACCTGTGCAACGGACGGCCGACATCATCCGATAA
- a CDS encoding class I SAM-dependent methyltransferase, whose product MQLNKEPMAFLREIIENGGPEAPQYETLNRVFETITTEFKAGNIPAETLDALQSGFGGDSMDNTILGHVRSKPFGYAGDFLIIDKIYREQVSADARYEKWDSFWHEQPACKAVRNRKDYFIRTITQALRRKPSLQLLNVASGPARDLAEVYGEIDPQRLHTVCVEADINAISYAKELNEAHAAQVQFEHQNIFRYTADRQHDIVWSAGLFDYFEDEIFIKLLRKFMGWTKPGGEVIIGNFSDQNPTQNFMELIGDWYLHHRSAEALTEMAIAAGAPRKAVHVGSEAEGVNLFLHVKV is encoded by the coding sequence ATGCAACTGAACAAAGAACCCATGGCTTTCCTGCGGGAAATCATCGAGAATGGCGGCCCCGAAGCGCCGCAGTACGAAACGCTCAACCGCGTATTCGAAACCATCACCACCGAATTCAAAGCGGGCAACATTCCCGCCGAAACGCTCGACGCCCTGCAAAGCGGCTTCGGAGGAGACAGTATGGACAATACGATCCTCGGCCACGTGCGGTCGAAACCTTTCGGCTATGCGGGCGACTTCCTCATCATCGACAAGATCTACCGCGAACAGGTGTCGGCCGATGCGCGTTACGAAAAGTGGGACAGCTTCTGGCACGAACAACCCGCCTGTAAAGCCGTTCGCAACCGCAAGGATTATTTCATCCGCACCATCACCCAGGCCCTCCGCCGGAAACCCTCGCTGCAACTGCTCAACGTGGCCAGCGGCCCCGCCCGCGACCTCGCGGAAGTATACGGGGAGATCGATCCGCAACGCCTGCATACGGTATGCGTGGAAGCCGACATCAACGCCATCAGCTACGCGAAGGAACTGAACGAAGCGCACGCCGCGCAGGTGCAGTTCGAGCACCAGAATATATTCCGTTATACGGCAGACAGGCAGCACGACATCGTGTGGAGCGCCGGGCTGTTCGATTATTTTGAAGATGAGATCTTTATCAAATTGCTGCGCAAGTTCATGGGGTGGACCAAACCCGGCGGCGAAGTGATCATCGGCAACTTCAGCGATCAGAACCCCACGCAGAATTTTATGGAGCTGATCGGCGACTGGTACCTCCACCACCGTTCCGCGGAAGCGCTAACCGAGATGGCTATAGCCGCGGGCGCGCCCCGGAAGGCAGTACACGTGGGCAGTGAAGCGGAAGGGGTAAACCTGTTTTTGCATGTGAAAGTGTAA
- a CDS encoding epoxide hydrolase family protein, with protein MYTVKPFSIDVPQTVLDDLQQRLQRTRWADAPENPGWNYGTNPDTLKDLVQYWATSYDWRKQEAALNRFPHFTTEIDGINIHFIHVKGKGKNPKPLLLVHGWPDSFYRYYKVIPMLTQGEPSYDLVIPSIAGFGFSDHVALNPDQHAGIFNKLMQDVLGYSTYYAGGGDLGTGIVKSLANIFPQAVKAIHLTDVGYGTGMEDWSQMSAPEQEFGKFLQHWWYTEGAYNMLHSTKPQTLAFALNDSPVGLASWILEKFNAWTDNGGNVENAVSKDELLTNIMIYWVTQTINSSMRTYLEGSRALYTTPGGLASYKRVEVPTGVASFPGEAPIPKEWAERWVNVKRFSKMPKGGHFAPLEQPDAWVGELNAFFETV; from the coding sequence ATGTACACTGTCAAACCCTTTTCTATTGATGTTCCTCAAACCGTTCTCGACGACCTGCAACAACGCCTGCAACGTACCCGCTGGGCCGACGCCCCTGAAAACCCCGGATGGAATTACGGCACCAACCCGGATACGTTGAAAGACCTGGTGCAATACTGGGCCACGTCGTACGACTGGCGCAAGCAGGAAGCGGCGCTGAACCGGTTTCCTCATTTCACCACCGAAATCGACGGCATCAACATCCACTTCATTCATGTGAAAGGCAAGGGAAAAAACCCGAAACCGCTGTTGCTCGTGCACGGCTGGCCGGATAGCTTTTACCGGTACTACAAGGTCATTCCCATGCTTACGCAGGGCGAGCCTTCGTACGACCTGGTGATCCCTTCCATCGCCGGTTTCGGTTTTTCCGATCACGTGGCGCTGAACCCCGACCAGCATGCCGGCATCTTCAACAAGCTGATGCAGGACGTACTGGGATATTCCACTTATTACGCCGGCGGCGGCGACCTGGGCACGGGCATCGTCAAATCCCTCGCCAACATCTTCCCCCAGGCCGTGAAGGCCATCCATCTGACGGACGTGGGGTACGGCACGGGGATGGAAGACTGGTCGCAGATGTCGGCACCGGAACAGGAGTTCGGGAAATTCCTGCAGCACTGGTGGTATACGGAGGGCGCGTACAACATGCTGCATTCCACCAAACCGCAAACGCTGGCGTTCGCCCTGAACGATTCACCGGTGGGCCTCGCATCGTGGATACTGGAAAAATTCAATGCCTGGACGGATAACGGCGGCAACGTGGAAAACGCGGTCAGCAAAGACGAGCTGCTCACCAACATCATGATCTACTGGGTGACGCAAACCATCAACAGCAGCATGCGCACCTATCTCGAGGGCTCTCGGGCCCTTTATACCACCCCTGGCGGCCTGGCATCGTACAAACGCGTGGAAGTTCCCACGGGTGTGGCCAGCTTCCCCGGTGAGGCGCCTATTCCCAAAGAATGGGCGGAGCGCTGGGTCAACGTGAAACGCTTCTCCAAAATGCCCAAAGGCGGGCACTTCGCCCCGCTGGAACAGCCCGATGCCTGGGTGGGAGAACTGAATGCGTTTTTTGAAACTGTCTGA
- a CDS encoding 3-keto-disaccharide hydrolase — MTTLFLRKAAAAAFLTVSFLSARAQEWKPLFNGKDLNDWYVKIHHHPVGDNFGNTFRAEDGIVKVRYDQYGDFNNQYGHLYYKQPFSNYHLKLEYRFTGEWMKSAPSYTVLNSGVMYHSQDPRTMPVEQDWPISVEMQFLAGLGDGQPRPTGNMCSPGTHIVYKGKLDTRHCINSSSKTYDKDEWVKAELIVYGDSLITHIINGDTVLQYSKPQIGGPVVNNFDPKQKPDGKVLSAGFIALQSEGQPIDFRNILIRELKP; from the coding sequence ATGACTACTCTTTTTTTACGCAAAGCCGCCGCGGCTGCTTTTTTAACCGTATCGTTCCTTTCAGCCCGGGCCCAGGAATGGAAACCGCTGTTCAACGGCAAAGACCTGAACGACTGGTATGTGAAGATCCACCACCACCCGGTAGGCGACAACTTCGGGAATACCTTCCGGGCCGAAGACGGCATCGTGAAAGTGCGGTACGATCAGTACGGCGATTTCAACAACCAGTACGGCCATCTCTATTACAAACAACCTTTTTCGAACTATCATCTCAAACTCGAATACCGCTTTACCGGCGAATGGATGAAAAGCGCCCCCTCCTACACGGTGTTAAACAGCGGCGTGATGTATCATTCGCAGGACCCGCGCACCATGCCGGTGGAACAGGACTGGCCCATTTCCGTGGAAATGCAGTTCCTGGCCGGGCTGGGCGACGGCCAGCCGCGCCCCACGGGCAACATGTGCTCTCCGGGCACGCACATCGTGTATAAAGGCAAGCTCGACACGCGGCATTGCATCAATTCCAGTTCCAAAACATACGATAAGGATGAATGGGTAAAGGCGGAGCTCATCGTGTACGGCGACTCCCTCATCACCCACATCATCAACGGCGATACCGTACTGCAATATTCCAAACCCCAGATCGGCGGGCCGGTGGTGAACAACTTCGACCCGAAACAGAAACCAGACGGCAAGGTGCTGTCGGCCGGCTTCATCGCCCTCCAGAGCGAAGGCCAGCCGATCGATTTCCGGAATATCCTGATCAGGGAACTGAAACCCTAA
- a CDS encoding DEAD/DEAH box helicase yields the protein MKFEQYRIAEEIKRSLEDLGFKRPTDIQYKAIPSILKGDDVLAIAQTGTGKTAAFAIPILQLMHQQSHSRSKGAVKCLVMVPTRELAIQISDVFKQLGKHTRVDIMGLFGGVEQDKQIKKLEEGVDVLIATPGRMFDLISQGHLDLSHVQTLILDEADHMLDLGFIRDIRDVIKRLPRRHQTLFFSATIDEEIKDLAYSIVRNPIRIQISPEDPVSRNVSHSVAYVEMDDKRFFLERLVREFPENKILVFVRTKVRAERVAAAMERVNIKTLIMHGGKEQQDRLAVMEEFRKGEVKVLITTDVNARGIDIPNVEYVVNYDLPDDPENYVHRVGRTGRGVQKGQAVTFCSKEEKPILDDIQKYLGKEITLMKINKDDYRETISFSEEVPNENVQLLIAQHEAAMKAAKRKKKKK from the coding sequence ATGAAATTCGAACAATACCGCATCGCCGAAGAAATCAAGAGAAGCCTCGAAGACCTTGGATTCAAACGCCCTACAGACATTCAATACAAGGCCATCCCCTCCATCCTGAAGGGGGACGACGTGCTGGCCATCGCACAGACCGGCACCGGCAAAACGGCCGCTTTCGCCATTCCCATCCTGCAACTGATGCACCAGCAAAGCCACTCCCGTTCCAAGGGGGCCGTGAAGTGCCTCGTGATGGTGCCCACGCGCGAACTGGCCATCCAGATCTCGGATGTGTTCAAACAGCTGGGCAAACATACGCGGGTCGATATCATGGGTCTTTTCGGCGGGGTGGAGCAGGACAAACAGATCAAGAAGCTCGAAGAGGGCGTAGACGTGCTGATAGCCACTCCCGGCCGCATGTTCGACCTGATCAGCCAGGGGCATCTCGACCTGAGCCATGTGCAGACGCTCATCCTCGACGAGGCGGACCATATGCTCGACCTCGGGTTCATCCGCGACATCCGCGACGTGATCAAACGTCTCCCCCGCCGGCACCAGACCCTCTTTTTCTCCGCCACCATCGACGAAGAGATCAAGGACCTGGCGTATTCCATCGTACGCAATCCCATCCGCATACAGATATCGCCGGAAGACCCGGTGTCCAGAAACGTGAGCCACTCCGTGGCCTACGTGGAAATGGACGACAAACGTTTTTTCCTCGAACGGCTCGTGCGTGAATTCCCGGAGAACAAGATACTCGTGTTCGTGCGCACCAAAGTGAGAGCGGAGCGCGTGGCGGCGGCCATGGAAAGGGTGAATATCAAAACCCTCATCATGCATGGCGGCAAGGAACAGCAGGATCGCCTCGCCGTGATGGAGGAGTTCCGGAAAGGTGAAGTGAAGGTGCTGATCACCACCGACGTGAACGCCCGCGGTATCGACATTCCCAACGTGGAATACGTGGTGAACTACGACCTGCCCGACGACCCGGAAAACTATGTGCACCGTGTGGGCCGTACAGGCCGCGGCGTGCAGAAAGGCCAGGCCGTTACGTTCTGCAGCAAGGAAGAAAAACCCATCCTCGACGACATCCAGAAGTACCTGGGCAAAGAGATCACGCTGATGAAGATCAACAAGGATGACTATCGCGAAACCATCAGTTTTTCGGAAGAAGTACCCAATGAAAACGTACAGCTGCTCATCGCCCAGCACGAAGCAGCCATGAAAGCGGCTAAACGAAAAAAGAAAAAGAAATAA
- a CDS encoding class I SAM-dependent methyltransferase, which yields MKVNERFNWAVEMLHVHPDDHILEIGCGHGIAVSLIAPELKSGSITAIDVSQTMIDRAMKRNENNEATFITGALGAADLPEQQFDKVFAFNVNVFHKDPVKELQFIRRCLAPNGALYVFHQPPPTDNVQVAQYFADAISAQLKKNDFKVKDVLLKKLAPSPCVCVISEPAAR from the coding sequence ATGAAAGTGAATGAGCGATTTAACTGGGCAGTGGAGATGCTGCATGTTCACCCGGACGACCATATTCTTGAAATCGGCTGCGGGCATGGTATTGCCGTTTCGCTCATTGCCCCGGAGCTGAAATCGGGCTCCATTACGGCCATCGATGTTTCCCAGACCATGATCGACAGGGCCATGAAACGCAACGAAAACAACGAGGCCACCTTCATCACCGGCGCGCTCGGGGCGGCAGACCTGCCCGAGCAGCAGTTCGACAAGGTGTTTGCTTTCAATGTGAACGTTTTTCACAAAGACCCCGTGAAGGAACTGCAGTTCATCCGCCGCTGCCTGGCGCCGAACGGCGCGTTGTATGTATTTCATCAGCCGCCGCCGACAGACAACGTGCAGGTGGCGCAATACTTTGCAGACGCCATTTCCGCGCAGCTGAAAAAGAACGATTTCAAGGTGAAAGACGTGCTGCTGAAAAAACTCGCGCCCAGTCCCTGCGTATGCGTGATTTCAGAGCCCGCCGCCCGGTAA
- a CDS encoding winged helix DNA-binding domain-containing protein — protein sequence MHPDDILRQRLYNQQIALPAFERPEDIVQWLTAMQAQEYARAKWAIALRGVGLNDRAVEQAFNDGKILRTHLMRPTWHFVHPADIRWMLLLTAPRVHQANAYYYKQLELDAKTMDRCNKVISKALTGQFLTRAALKTALEKAKINADGLRLAYIVMYAELEGVLCSGPRQGKQFTYALLEERAPAVKKLNRKEALRLFAERYFTSRGPATVKDFSYWSGLTMKEAQEGAASLPPAFEKENDLIFKPVTIPAGKKLQTTFLMPDYDEYGMSYKDRSAMLTDGGVPAWDRYIVCEGKPAGGWRKLEGADLETELFVPLPKTKMAAVDRAIEKFQAFLG from the coding sequence ATGCACCCCGACGACATCCTGCGGCAACGCTTATACAACCAGCAAATCGCGCTACCGGCTTTTGAACGGCCCGAAGACATCGTGCAGTGGCTCACCGCGATGCAGGCCCAGGAATACGCCCGGGCCAAATGGGCCATTGCCCTCCGTGGCGTAGGGCTCAACGACCGGGCGGTGGAACAGGCCTTCAACGACGGCAAAATTCTCCGTACCCACCTGATGCGGCCTACCTGGCATTTCGTACACCCGGCGGATATCCGGTGGATGCTGCTGCTCACCGCCCCGCGGGTACACCAGGCCAATGCGTATTACTACAAGCAGCTGGAGCTGGACGCCAAAACGATGGACCGCTGCAACAAGGTGATCTCCAAAGCATTAACGGGTCAGTTCCTGACCCGCGCGGCGTTGAAAACGGCGCTTGAAAAAGCGAAGATCAATGCCGACGGGTTGCGGCTGGCCTATATCGTGATGTATGCCGAGCTGGAAGGTGTGCTATGCAGCGGACCGCGCCAGGGCAAACAATTCACCTACGCCCTGCTCGAAGAACGGGCGCCTGCCGTGAAGAAACTGAACCGTAAGGAAGCCCTGCGCCTTTTCGCCGAACGTTACTTCACCAGTCGCGGCCCGGCCACCGTGAAGGATTTTTCCTACTGGAGCGGCCTTACGATGAAAGAAGCGCAGGAAGGCGCGGCCTCCCTGCCTCCTGCGTTCGAAAAAGAGAACGATCTGATTTTCAAGCCAGTAACCATCCCGGCCGGTAAAAAACTGCAAACCACCTTCCTCATGCCCGATTACGACGAATACGGGATGAGCTATAAGGACCGCAGCGCCATGCTGACCGATGGCGGGGTGCCGGCGTGGGACCGGTACATCGTATGCGAAGGGAAACCCGCCGGTGGCTGGCGGAAGCTGGAAGGCGCGGACCTGGAAACGGAACTGTTCGTCCCGCTCCCGAAAACTAAAATGGCGGCGGTGGACAGGGCCATTGAAAAATTCCAGGCATTCCTGGGCTGA